From the Theobroma cacao cultivar B97-61/B2 chromosome 2, Criollo_cocoa_genome_V2, whole genome shotgun sequence genome, one window contains:
- the LOC18610295 gene encoding uncharacterized protein At3g61260 isoform X1 — translation MMSWNNDSNRNTEQVVAVAAAAYVIEKIAGSSIHGQKRSSAGLEPSLIKDKSIREVEGSMKGSESAESKVPVTDATDGKATRPAPSFKRALTFADYIGSTSSTKPKSNQKPESAAPKPDLPTKKPERAAPKPDLPTIKPVSTAPKPDRPTIKPGTTAARPEQPPTFTPAAPVIEVKKQSAAMPETKAEEWEKAEMAKIKERYVKLNSTILAWEEKKKKKATNKLNKAKQSELEEKRARALTKFRNEMEYIKQVAEGARVQAEARQRSDVLKAKEKANIIRTTGKVPRTCFCC, via the exons ATGATGAGTTGGAATAATGATTCAAACCGTAATACAGAGCAAGTAGTTGCAGTTGCAGCTGCTGCATATGTTATTGAAAAGATTGCAGGATCAAGCATCCATGGTCAAAAAAGAAGCAGTGCGGGTCTTGAACCCTCTTTGATCAAGGATAAGAGCATAAGAGAAG TTGAAGGTTCAATGAAAGGTTCAGAAAGCGCAGAGAGCAAAGTGCCAGTAACTGACGCCACAGATGGAAAGGCTACTAGACCTGCTCCATCATTTAAAAGAGCTCTTACTTTTGCTGATTACATTGGCAGCACTAGCAGCACAAAACCCAAAAGTAATCAGAAACCAGAAAGTGCAGCACCAAAACCTGATCTCCCTACCAAAAAACCTGAAAGGGCAGCACCAAAACCTGATCTCCCCACCATAAAACCTGTAAGCACAGCACCAAAACCCGATCGTCCCACCATAAAACCTGGAACTACAGCAGCACGACCTGAACAGCCTCCTACCTTTACACCTGCGGCTCCAGTGATAGAAGTGAAAAAACAGAGTGCAGCAATGCCAGAGACAAAAGCAGAGGAATGGGAAAAAGCTGAGATGGCGAAGATCAAAGAACG GTATGTGAAGTTAAATAGCACTATACTTGCCTGggaggaaaagaagaagaagaaagccaCAAACAAGCTCAACAAAGCAAAG CAGAGTGAATTGGAGGAAAAGAGAGCACGTGCCTTAACCAAATTTAGGAATGAGATGGAATATATCAAACAAGTGGCAGAAGGAGCAAGAGTGCAGGCAGAGGCAAGGCAAAGAAGTGATGTGCttaaagcaaaggaaaaggcAAATATAATTAGAACAACAGGAAAAGTTCCAAGGACATGCTTCTGCTGCTGA
- the LOC18610295 gene encoding uncharacterized protein At3g61260 isoform X2, producing the protein MMSWNNDSNRNTEQVVAVAAAAYVIEKIAGSSIHGQKRSSAGLEPSLIKDKSIREVEGSMKGSESAESKVPVTDATDGKATRPAPSFKRALTFADYIGSTSSTKPKSNQKPESAAPKPDLPTKKPERAAPKPDLPTIKPVSTAPKPDRPTIKPGTTAARPEQPPTFTPAAPVIEVKKQSAAMPETKAEEWEKAEMAKIKERYVKLNSTILAWEEKKKKKATNKLNKAKSELEEKRARALTKFRNEMEYIKQVAEGARVQAEARQRSDVLKAKEKANIIRTTGKVPRTCFCC; encoded by the exons ATGATGAGTTGGAATAATGATTCAAACCGTAATACAGAGCAAGTAGTTGCAGTTGCAGCTGCTGCATATGTTATTGAAAAGATTGCAGGATCAAGCATCCATGGTCAAAAAAGAAGCAGTGCGGGTCTTGAACCCTCTTTGATCAAGGATAAGAGCATAAGAGAAG TTGAAGGTTCAATGAAAGGTTCAGAAAGCGCAGAGAGCAAAGTGCCAGTAACTGACGCCACAGATGGAAAGGCTACTAGACCTGCTCCATCATTTAAAAGAGCTCTTACTTTTGCTGATTACATTGGCAGCACTAGCAGCACAAAACCCAAAAGTAATCAGAAACCAGAAAGTGCAGCACCAAAACCTGATCTCCCTACCAAAAAACCTGAAAGGGCAGCACCAAAACCTGATCTCCCCACCATAAAACCTGTAAGCACAGCACCAAAACCCGATCGTCCCACCATAAAACCTGGAACTACAGCAGCACGACCTGAACAGCCTCCTACCTTTACACCTGCGGCTCCAGTGATAGAAGTGAAAAAACAGAGTGCAGCAATGCCAGAGACAAAAGCAGAGGAATGGGAAAAAGCTGAGATGGCGAAGATCAAAGAACG GTATGTGAAGTTAAATAGCACTATACTTGCCTGggaggaaaagaagaagaagaaagccaCAAACAAGCTCAACAAAGCAAAG AGTGAATTGGAGGAAAAGAGAGCACGTGCCTTAACCAAATTTAGGAATGAGATGGAATATATCAAACAAGTGGCAGAAGGAGCAAGAGTGCAGGCAGAGGCAAGGCAAAGAAGTGATGTGCttaaagcaaaggaaaaggcAAATATAATTAGAACAACAGGAAAAGTTCCAAGGACATGCTTCTGCTGCTGA
- the LOC18610296 gene encoding uncharacterized protein LOC18610296 — MWGFASNAIASIGLKSTKEADRACSECSDDEVCSCSREEGLECPICWESFNIVENVPYVLWCGHTLCQNCILGLQPAVLKLPTQQIKIPLFISCPWCHLISLRLVYKGNLKFPRKNFFLLWMIESLNGDRYGLGRRTSSGYNQPVGSPRCNLMLGNQATSGVFRRGSYTHRPGQLSSQDNDGRNNVERHHFSLHKSLDFFIHFTSKFPLVIIFLLIVFFVIPASAVILVLYLLVTVVFAIPSFLVLYFAFPMLDRLVREITS; from the coding sequence ATGTGGGGTTTTGCTTCTAATGCCATTGCAAGCATTGGGTTAAAGAGTACAAAAGAAGCGGATAGAGCTTGTTCCGAGTGTTCGGACGATGAGGTGTGCTCATGTAGTAGAGAGGAAGGGTTGGAATGCCCGATTTGTTGGGAATCTTTCAACATTGTTGAGAATGTGCCTTACGTCTTATGGTGTGGTCACACCCTTTGCCAAAATTGTATCTTGGGGCTTCAGCCTGCTGTTTTGAAACTCCCCACTCAGCAAATCAAGATCCCTTTGTTCATTTCTTGCCCGTGGTGCCACTTGATATCGCTCCGGCTGGTTTATAAGGGGAATCTCAAGTTCCCTCGCAAGAATTTCTTCCTTCTATGGATGATTGAGAGCTTAAATGGGGATAGGTATGGCCTTGGGAGGAGAACTTCATCTGGATACAATCAACCGGTTGGCTCTCCGAGATGTAATCTAATGCTTGGAAATCAAGCGACCAGTGGTGTCTTTAGGAGAGGGTCATATACTCATCGTCCTGGACAACTCAGTTCTCAAGATAATGATGGCAGAAATAATGTGGAGAGGCATCATTTCTCACTTCATAAATCGTTGGATTTCTTCATTCACTTTACATCCAAGTTCCCATTGGTCATCATATTCCTTCTAATTGTCTTCTTTGTAATACCGGCGAGTGCTGTTATCTTAGTACTCTACTTGCTGGTGACAGTTGTTTTCGCCATCCCATCTTTCTTGGTACTGTACTTTGCATTCCCTATGTTGGATAGGCTGGTAAGAGAAATAACCTCATGA
- the LOC18610297 gene encoding uncharacterized protein LOC18610297 encodes MESAPHNKPTSHHEKHPPKSSSELLSSAKLVAEAAKNSLHHESDKVDKGKVAGAAADLFGAASHYGKLDQEKGVGKYVDKAENYLHQYHSSHSTPNTTHSAHSTKPEKQSEPHASGGHGHGHQDSASGGYGDYLKMAQGFLKKH; translated from the coding sequence ATGGAGTCAGCTCCTCACAATAAACCAACCTCTCACCACGAGAAGCACCCCCCAAAATCTTCCTCTGAGCTCCTCTCTAGTGCTAAGTTGGTGGCGGAGGCAGCGAAGAACTCACTGCACCATGAAAGCGATAAGGTTGACAAGGGAAAGGTTGCCGGTGCAGCCGCTGATCTGTTTGGTGCTGCCTCGCACTACGGCAAGCTGGATCAGGAGAAGGGCGTTGGTAAGTATGTTGACAAGGCTGAGAATTACCTGCACCAGTACCACTCTTCCCATTCAACCCCCAACACCACTCATTCTGCCCACTCGACCAAACCTGAGAAACAATCGGAGCCCCATGCCAGCGGTGGTCATGGTCATGGCCACCAGGATTCTGCAAGTGGCGGCTATGGGGATTACTTGAAGATGGCTCAAGGTTTCTTGAAGAAACACTGA
- the LOC18610298 gene encoding uncharacterized protein LOC18610298 — translation MASEKDRTPTSSELFSSAKVVAGAAKSTFSNESDKVDKGKVAGAAADLLGAAKGYGKLDQEKGIGQYVDKAENYLHQYESSGATPGTKKSDTPTNPEPAKSEPHASGGDGKDSGSAGVGDYVKVAQGFFK, via the coding sequence ATGGCGTCAGAGAAAGACCGTACCCCAACTTCCTCTGAACTGTTCTCTAGTGCTAAGGTGGTAGCCGGGGCAGCAAAATCCACATTCAGCAATGAAAGCGATAAGGTTGACAAGGGGAAGGTTGCTGGTGCAGCTGCTGATCTTCTAGGTGCTGCCAAAGGCTATGGCAAACTGGATCAGGAGAAGGGAATTGGACAATATGTTGATAAGGCAGAGAATTACCTGCACCAATACGAGTCTTCCGGAGCGACCCCGGGCACCAAAAAGTCTGACACCCCGACCAACCCTGAGCCTGCAAAGTCAGAGCCGCATGCAAGCGGTGGTGATGGCAAGGATTCTGGAAGCGCTGGCGTTGGGGATTACGTCAAGGTTGCTCAGGGTTTCTTCAAGTAA